One Brassica napus cultivar Da-Ae chromosome C4, Da-Ae, whole genome shotgun sequence genomic region harbors:
- the BNAC04G30560D gene encoding uncharacterized protein BNAC04G30560D, whose protein sequence is MEKSRMPRNVYEPLKTYFLKVNINCHGCNRKVKKTLRKVEGVYSVDIDTDQQAVIVRGNLDPEILVKKLNRRGKYAELLFKSPFHKDQFGNHHDNRSLRNAPYNFGNNHFNNVPSYERQSDGEMMKMMMANNMKPVMMNDADYFQMNDSSEDFQELFGETAQRHNYDEEVHPNLMRDMELGYSNAYPAAETMNMHIPGRSNNMMMNERSFHSQMMNGPSLVPQFMNQEQFSARQLNGFYY, encoded by the exons ATGGAGAAATCAAGAATGCCAAGAAACGTTTATGAACCTTTGAAG ACATATTTTCTCAAGGTTAACATCAACTGCCATGGATGTAACAGGAAAGTGAAGAAAACATTAAGAAAAGTTGAAG GTGTTTACTCTGTTGATATAGACACAGATCAACAAGCAGTGATTGTTAGAGGTAACTTGGATCCAGAGATTTTGGTCAAGAAGTTGAACAGAAGAGGAAAGTATGCAGAGCTTTTGTTCAAGAGTCCTTTCCATAAGGACCAGTTTGGTAATCATCATGACAACAGAAGCTTGAGGAACGCACCATACAACTTCGGAAACAATCACTTTAACAATGTCCCAAGTTACGAAAGGCAAAGCGATGgagagatgatgaagatgatgatggcaAACAACATGAAACCTGTGATGATGAACGATGCAGACTACTTTCAGATGAACGATTCTTCTGAAGATTTCCAGGAGCTGTTTGGAGAAACAGCGCAAAGACACAACTATGATGAAGAGGTGCATCCAAATCTGATGAGGGACATGGAGCTTGGATATTCTAATGCATACCCTGCAGCAGAAACAATGAACATGCATATTCCAGGAAGATCTAATAATATGATGATGAATGAGAGATCTTTCCACAGTCAGATGATGAACGGTCCATCTCTAGTTCCACAGTTTATGAATCAGGAACAGTTCAGCGCAAGGCAACTTAATGGATTCTACTACTGA
- the LOC106441228 gene encoding pyridoxal kinase isoform X2, with translation MPFSLSTTTTILRSPNPNFRSRKSRMSTPPVLSLALPSDTGRVLSIQSHTVQGYVGNKSAVFPLQLLGYDVDPINSVQFSNHTGYPTFKGQVLNGEQLWELIEGLEANDLLFYTHLLTGYIGSVSFLNTILEVINKLRSVNPNLTYVCDPVMGDEGKLYVPEELVHVYREKVVPLASMLTPNQFEAEKLTGLRINSEEDGREACAILHAAGPSKVVITSITIGGLLLLIGSHQKEKGQKPEQFKILIDKIPAYFTGTGDLMTALLLGWSNKYPDSLDKAAELAVSTLQALLRRTLDDYKRAGYDPTSSSLEIRLIQSQDDIRNPNVELKAERYR, from the exons ATGCCATTCTCTCTGTCGACGACAACCACCATTCTCAGATCTCCTAATCCAAACTTTAG ATCGAGAAAATCGAGAATGTCGACGCCTCCTGTTCTCTCGCTTGCTCTGCCTTCAGACACTGGTCGTGTTCTTAGTATCCAATCTCACACTGTACAG GGATATGTTGGTAACAAGTCAGCTGTGTTTCCTCTTCAATTGTTGGGGTATGATGTGGATCCAATCAACTCGGTTCAGTTCTCCAACCATACAG GGTATCCTACATTCAAAGGACAGGTTTTGAATGGTGAACAATTGTGGGAGTTGATTGAAGGCCTTGAAGCTAATGATTTATTGTTCTACACTCACTTATTAACAG GCTATATTGGATCTGTATCTTTTCTGAATACAATCTTGGAGGTTATCAATAAGCTTCGTTCTGTAAACCCGAATCTTACATATG TATGTGATCCGGTGATGGGTGATGAAGGAAAGTTGTATGTACCTGAAGAATTGGTGCATGTTTATCGTGAGAAG GTAGTTCCCCTGGCTTCTATGTTGACTCCTAACCAGTTTGAGGCAGAGAAATTAACAGGACTAAG GATAAATTCTGAGGAAGATGGCAGAGAAGCTTGTGCTATTCTTCATGCAGCTGGTCCTTCAAAG GTGGTGATCACTAGCATTACTATAGGAGGCCTGCTATTGCTTATTGGAAGCCACCAGAAAGAAAAG GGGCAGAAGCCTGAGCAATTCAAGATTTTGATAGACAAAATTCCTGCGTATTTTACG GGAACAGGAGATCTCATGACTGCTCTTCTACTTGGTTGGAGTAAT AAATACCCTGACAGTCTTGACAAGGCTGCCGAGCTTGCAGTTTCAACGTTGCAG GCGCTTCTGCGAAGGACGCTTGATGATTACAAACGAGCTGGGTATGATCCCACCTCAAGTAGCTTGGAGATTAGATTGATACAGAGCCAGGACGATATTCGAAACCCAAATGTTGAACTGAAAGCTGAGAGATACAGGTGA
- the LOC106441228 gene encoding pyridoxal kinase isoform X1: MPFSLSTTTTILRSPNPNFRRSRKSRMSTPPVLSLALPSDTGRVLSIQSHTVQGYVGNKSAVFPLQLLGYDVDPINSVQFSNHTGYPTFKGQVLNGEQLWELIEGLEANDLLFYTHLLTGYIGSVSFLNTILEVINKLRSVNPNLTYVCDPVMGDEGKLYVPEELVHVYREKVVPLASMLTPNQFEAEKLTGLRINSEEDGREACAILHAAGPSKVVITSITIGGLLLLIGSHQKEKGQKPEQFKILIDKIPAYFTGTGDLMTALLLGWSNKYPDSLDKAAELAVSTLQALLRRTLDDYKRAGYDPTSSSLEIRLIQSQDDIRNPNVELKAERYR, encoded by the exons ATGCCATTCTCTCTGTCGACGACAACCACCATTCTCAGATCTCCTAATCCAAACTTTAG AAGATCGAGAAAATCGAGAATGTCGACGCCTCCTGTTCTCTCGCTTGCTCTGCCTTCAGACACTGGTCGTGTTCTTAGTATCCAATCTCACACTGTACAG GGATATGTTGGTAACAAGTCAGCTGTGTTTCCTCTTCAATTGTTGGGGTATGATGTGGATCCAATCAACTCGGTTCAGTTCTCCAACCATACAG GGTATCCTACATTCAAAGGACAGGTTTTGAATGGTGAACAATTGTGGGAGTTGATTGAAGGCCTTGAAGCTAATGATTTATTGTTCTACACTCACTTATTAACAG GCTATATTGGATCTGTATCTTTTCTGAATACAATCTTGGAGGTTATCAATAAGCTTCGTTCTGTAAACCCGAATCTTACATATG TATGTGATCCGGTGATGGGTGATGAAGGAAAGTTGTATGTACCTGAAGAATTGGTGCATGTTTATCGTGAGAAG GTAGTTCCCCTGGCTTCTATGTTGACTCCTAACCAGTTTGAGGCAGAGAAATTAACAGGACTAAG GATAAATTCTGAGGAAGATGGCAGAGAAGCTTGTGCTATTCTTCATGCAGCTGGTCCTTCAAAG GTGGTGATCACTAGCATTACTATAGGAGGCCTGCTATTGCTTATTGGAAGCCACCAGAAAGAAAAG GGGCAGAAGCCTGAGCAATTCAAGATTTTGATAGACAAAATTCCTGCGTATTTTACG GGAACAGGAGATCTCATGACTGCTCTTCTACTTGGTTGGAGTAAT AAATACCCTGACAGTCTTGACAAGGCTGCCGAGCTTGCAGTTTCAACGTTGCAG GCGCTTCTGCGAAGGACGCTTGATGATTACAAACGAGCTGGGTATGATCCCACCTCAAGTAGCTTGGAGATTAGATTGATACAGAGCCAGGACGATATTCGAAACCCAAATGTTGAACTGAAAGCTGAGAGATACAGGTGA